One stretch of Elephas maximus indicus isolate mEleMax1 chromosome 22, mEleMax1 primary haplotype, whole genome shotgun sequence DNA includes these proteins:
- the LOC126065777 gene encoding vasculin-like protein 1 isoform X2, with protein sequence MAQCGFVPRWLNISTPLSAKSPTTAFEKHGQHLPGGEGRSGAGSPQHNCSDSGSSSNQPTHLYCSVGSGLAMGGPDAEITESPSAWHGSSWGHDGTSQHSGGAAGNHSHWDSSLHTWKASAAQEKPPTVMRKEKEDKVEKLQLGQKDFPPLNPQAGQQHQPCRPTGTPSGVWKNPPSIKQPSKMLVIKKVSGDDPAAAFSAAFTSPGSHLVNRNKSSTALPRVCRSQVLKLVPSPSKPSALRLTKVTRRSTDRRSVSLRILKYNQNVDPGPKSAVTSPISVSKAVALAGGTVPSSPKGTTPPAGTSASRLTKVTRRKTDMRSASLRIRKYNQNRDFSRNRGRDKLQDLENNYTPEPREKAEDSCLQKGLALPMVQEGKVPLHSLEAELRLLKAMGWQECPKSEEDCLPLTEDELQEFHRKTEQLRRNGFGKKGFSQGRSSSPFSPWRSVRAAELEDTEADASGSDTSDDEAWD encoded by the exons ATGGCACAGTGTGGCTTTGTTCCTCGTTGGCTAAACATCTCCACACCACTGTCAGCTAAGTCACCTACAACTGCCTTTGAAAAACATGGACAGCACCTACCCGGAGGGGAAGGTAGATCTGGAGCCGGCAGTCCTCAACATAACTGCTCTGACAGCGGAAGTTCCTCGAACCAGCCGACCCATCTCTACTGTTCCGTGGGCTCTGGCCTCGCTATGGGAGGACCAGATGCTGAAATCACAGAGAGCCCATCTGCTTGGCATGGCTCTTCCTGGGGTCATGATGGTACGAGCCAGCATAGTGGCGGTGCTGCAGGGAACCATAGCCACTGGGACAGCAGCCTCCACACCTGGAAAGCCTCTGCTGCTCAAGAGAAGCCACCTACAGtgatgaggaaagaaaaagaagacaaggTGGAAAAGCTGCAGCTCGGACAGAAAGACTTTCCTcctttgaatccacaagctggcCAACAGCATCAGCCATGCAGACCTACTGGGACCCCTTCTGGAGTGTGGAAGAACCCACCTAGTATCAAGCAACCCTCCAAGATGCTGGTCATCAAAAAAGTTTCCGGAGACGATCCTGCTGCTGCCTTCTCTGCTGCCTTCACTTCTCCAGGATCTCACCTTGTGAACAGGAACAAATCATCCACCGCGCTCCCAAGGGTCTGTAGGAGCCAGGTTCTCAAGCTGGTACCATCTCCTTCCAAGCCCAGCGCCTTACGTCTGACCAAGGTGACCCGCCGAAGTACCGACAGGAGGAGCGTGTCCCTGAGGATCCTGAAGTATAACCAGAACGTAGACCCTGGACCAAAGTCAGCTGTGACCAGCCCTATCTCTGTTTCCAAAGCAGTGGCACTGGCTGGTGGCACAGTTCCCAGCTCACCCAAAGGCACCACCCCACCAGCAGGGACCAGCGCCTCACGTCTGACCAAGGTGACCCGCAGAAAAACTGACATGAGGAGTGCATCCCTGAGGATCCGGAAGTATAACCAGAACAGAGACTTCTCAAGAAACAGGGGCAGAGACAAGCTGCAGGACTTGGAGAACAACTATACACCTGAACCCAGGGAGAAGGCAGAGGACAGCTGTCTGCAGAAGGGCCTCGCTCTCCCCATGGTACAGGAAGGGAAGGTCCCCTTGCACTCTCTGGAAGCTGAGCTCAG GTTACTGAAAGCGATGGGATGGCAGGAATGTCCCAAAAGTGAGGAGGACTGCCTCCCCCTCACAGAGGACGAGCTCCAGGAGTTCCACAGGAAGACGGAGCAGCTAAGAAGAAATGGCTTTGGGAAGAAGGGCTTCTCCCAGGGCCGCAGCTCCAGCCCCTTCTCGCCTTGGAGGAGCGTGCGTGCAGCCGAGCTGGAGGACACGGAGGCAGATGCCAGCGGCAGTGACACATCAGATGACGAGGCCTGGGACTAG
- the LOC126065777 gene encoding vasculin-like protein 1 isoform X1, translating to MAQCGFVPRWLNISTPLSAKSPTTAFEKHGQHLPGGEGRSGAGSPQHNCSDSGSSSNQPTHLYCSVGSGLAMGGPDAEITESPSAWHGSSWGHDGTSQHSGGAAGNHSHWDSSLHTWKASAAQEKPPTVMRKEKEDKVEKLQLGQKDFPPLNPQAGQQHQPCRPTGTPSGVWKNPPSIKQPSKMLVIKKVSGDDPAAAFSAAFTSPGSHLVNRNKSSTALPRVCRSQVLKLVPSPSKPSALRLTKVTRRSTDRRSVSLRILKYNQNVDPGPKSAVTSPISVSKAVALAGGTVPSSPKGTTPPAGTSASRLTKVTRRKTDMRSASLRIRKYNQNRDFSRNRGRDKLQDLENNYTPEPREKAEDSCLQKGLALPMVQEGKVPLHSLEAELRLLKEMGWQECPKSEEDCLPLTEDELQEFHRKTEQLRRNGFGKKGFSQGRSSSPFSPWRSVGAAELEDTEADASGSDTSDDEAWD from the coding sequence ATGGCACAGTGTGGCTTTGTTCCTCGTTGGCTAAACATCTCCACACCACTGTCAGCTAAGTCACCTACAACTGCCTTTGAAAAACATGGACAGCACCTACCCGGAGGGGAAGGTAGATCTGGAGCCGGCAGTCCTCAACATAACTGCTCTGACAGCGGAAGTTCCTCGAACCAGCCGACCCATCTCTACTGTTCCGTGGGCTCTGGCCTCGCTATGGGAGGACCAGATGCTGAAATCACAGAGAGCCCATCTGCTTGGCATGGCTCTTCCTGGGGTCATGATGGTACGAGCCAGCATAGTGGCGGTGCTGCAGGGAACCATAGCCACTGGGACAGCAGCCTCCACACCTGGAAAGCCTCTGCTGCTCAAGAGAAGCCACCTACAGtgatgaggaaagaaaaagaagacaaggTGGAAAAGCTGCAGCTCGGACAGAAAGACTTTCCTcctttgaatccacaagctggcCAACAGCATCAGCCATGCAGACCTACTGGGACCCCTTCTGGAGTGTGGAAGAACCCACCTAGTATCAAGCAACCCTCCAAGATGCTGGTCATCAAAAAAGTTTCCGGAGACGATCCTGCTGCTGCCTTCTCTGCTGCCTTCACTTCTCCAGGATCTCACCTTGTGAACAGGAACAAATCATCCACCGCGCTCCCAAGGGTCTGTAGGAGCCAGGTTCTCAAGCTGGTACCATCTCCTTCCAAGCCCAGCGCCTTACGTCTGACCAAGGTGACCCGCCGAAGTACCGACAGGAGGAGCGTGTCCCTGAGGATCCTGAAGTATAACCAGAACGTAGACCCTGGACCAAAGTCAGCTGTGACCAGCCCTATCTCTGTTTCCAAAGCAGTGGCACTGGCTGGTGGCACAGTTCCCAGCTCACCCAAAGGCACCACCCCACCAGCAGGGACCAGCGCCTCACGTCTGACCAAGGTGACCCGCAGAAAAACTGACATGAGGAGTGCATCCCTGAGGATCCGGAAGTATAACCAGAACAGAGACTTCTCAAGAAACAGGGGCAGAGACAAGCTGCAGGACTTGGAGAACAACTATACACCTGAACCCAGGGAGAAGGCAGAGGACAGCTGTCTGCAGAAGGGCCTCGCTCTCCCCATGGTACAGGAAGGGAAGGTCCCCTTGCACTCTCTGGAAGCTGAGCTCAGGTTACTGAAAGAGATGGGATGGCAGGAATGTCCCAAAAGTGAGGAGGACTGCCTCCCCCTCACAGAGGACGAGCTCCAGGAGTTCCACAGGAAGACGGAGCAGCTAAGAAGAAATGGCTTTGGGAAGAAGGGCTTCTCCCAGGGCCGCAGCTCCAGCCCCTTCTCGCCTTGGAGGAGCGTGGGTGCAGCCGAGCTGGAGGACACAGAGGCAGATGCCAGCGGCAGTGACACATCAGATGACGAGGCCTGGGACTAG